A single window of Motacilla alba alba isolate MOTALB_02 chromosome 12, Motacilla_alba_V1.0_pri, whole genome shotgun sequence DNA harbors:
- the LRTM1 gene encoding leucine-rich repeat and transmembrane domain-containing protein 1, which yields MKGNWLLVWSVILLAHTAHSCPEKCLCYTASKTADCKNRGFTEIPARLPPEIQILQLQNNRIWRINQNAFTATPLLKILDLSNNSVSSVAPGAFQKLRYLQVLNLTRNLIHYIENKTFSFLPHLKELDLSSNSIIRLPETFGNSTGNITLLSVKHNKLQKMERILVESLPNLKVVLFKDNPWQCNCNIFGMKLWLESFLYRGGISDGIICSAPGVRKGKDLLKVPYELFGACPLRPAPMQLASSPQHSPEQRSWPKHGHHGEPGDGSRSSCEPRARPRPVSLRHAIATVVITGVVCGVVCLMMLAAAVYGCAYAAITAKYHKEHLAPVRQHGTPEEKEPFESSMA from the exons ATGAAAG GTAACTGGCTTTTGGTTTGGAGTGTCATCTTGTtggcacacacagctcacagctgccCTGAAAAATGCCTCTGCTACACAGCCTCAAAGACTGCAGACTGCAAGAACAGAGGATTTACTGAAATTCCTGCCCGTTTACCTCCTGAAATTCAGATACTACAGTTGCAGAACAACCGTATCTGGAGAATCAACCAAAATGCATTCACTGCAACTCCGTTACTCAAAATCTTGGACTTGTCTAATAATTCTGTCTCCAGTGTGGCACCTGGTGCTTTCCAAAAACTAAGGTATCTACAGGTTTTAAACCTAACCAGAAATTTGATTCATTACATAGAAAACAAGACTTTCAGTTTCCTCCCACACCTAAAAGAACTGGACTTGTCATCCAACAGCATTATTCGATTGCCTGAGACATTTGGAAACAGCACAGGGAATATAACATTGCTCTCTGTGAAGCATAACAAActtcagaaaatggaaagaattcTGGTGGAGTCACTTCCAAACCTGAAAGTGGTTCTCTTCAAAGATAATCCCTGGCAATGCAATTGTAATATCTTTGGCATGAAACTGTGGCTGGAGAGTTTTCTATACAGAG GAGGAATTAGCGATGGCATTATCTGCTCGGCGCCAGGCGTTCGGAAGGGGAAGGACCTCCTCAAAGTCCCCTACGAGCTCTTTGGGGCCTGTCCTCTGAGGCCAGCTCCCATGCAGctggccagcagcccccagcacagccccgagCAGCGGAGCTGGCCGAAGCACGGCCACCACGGCGAGCCGGGGGACGGCAGCCGCAGCAGCTGCGAGCCCAGGGCCAGGCCCAGGCCCGTCAGCCTGCGCCACGCCATCGCCACCGTGGTGATCACGGGCGTGGTGTGCGGCGTGGTGTGCCTGATGATGCTGGCAGCCGCCGTCTACGGCTGTGCCTACGCTGCCATCACGGCCAAGTACCACAAGGAGCACTTGGCCCCCGTCAGGCAGCACGGGACACCCGAGGAAAAAGAGCCGTTCGAGAGCTCCATGGCTTGA